A window from Sphingomonas bisphenolicum encodes these proteins:
- a CDS encoding sensor histidine kinase, producing MVDAPDEVMPRMVAHALELTQASASGLSILDESHDPPVFRWQHLNGALARFEGALTPRHNSPCGETLDRDAPLLCRHPELVYDWIAEHSLVIPEVLLVPIRIGKERAHGTLWVVARHEDQFDSEDLRIVSELADLVAVARKMQRDKLRLQEALEQQAMIAREMDHRVKNLFALTQAMIEMSARHATSPAELAQSLTGRLQALARAHAIPEHTGATEQGSGSLDRTELSALIQASLEAHTSLAEPGRVCCKGEPIALGPQATTSLALLFHELTTNSVKYGSLGSEQGRVRVEWETCGPDLVIRWEERGGPRLAGPPARQGFGTKLMQQVLRGRLKGRLEKNWDPDGLVAIVRLMRDRLAD from the coding sequence GCGCTTCCGGGCTCAGCATCCTTGATGAGAGCCACGATCCTCCCGTGTTTCGGTGGCAGCATCTCAACGGAGCGCTCGCCCGTTTCGAAGGCGCGCTCACGCCTCGTCACAACAGCCCCTGCGGCGAGACGCTGGACCGCGATGCGCCGCTTTTGTGCAGGCATCCCGAGCTGGTCTATGACTGGATCGCCGAGCATAGCCTCGTCATACCCGAGGTCCTGCTTGTCCCTATTCGTATCGGCAAGGAGCGGGCGCATGGCACCTTGTGGGTCGTTGCGCGGCACGAGGATCAGTTCGACAGCGAGGATCTTCGGATCGTATCGGAACTCGCCGACCTCGTCGCCGTGGCCCGCAAGATGCAGCGGGACAAGCTGCGGCTGCAGGAAGCGCTTGAACAACAGGCGATGATCGCGCGCGAGATGGATCATCGGGTGAAGAACCTCTTCGCCCTCACCCAGGCGATGATCGAGATGAGCGCCCGGCATGCGACCAGCCCTGCCGAACTGGCGCAATCCCTGACGGGTCGCCTGCAGGCGCTTGCCCGCGCGCATGCGATACCGGAGCATACGGGAGCAACAGAGCAAGGATCGGGTAGCCTTGATCGGACAGAGCTGTCCGCCTTGATCCAGGCGTCTCTCGAGGCGCATACGTCGCTCGCCGAGCCAGGACGCGTCTGCTGCAAAGGCGAGCCGATCGCGCTCGGGCCCCAGGCGACTACGAGCCTGGCCCTGCTGTTCCACGAGCTCACCACCAACTCGGTCAAATACGGCTCGCTCGGCAGCGAACAGGGACGTGTCCGGGTGGAATGGGAAACCTGCGGCCCCGATCTCGTCATCCGCTGGGAGGAAAGAGGCGGACCGCGCCTCGCCGGGCCGCCCGCGCGTCAGGGCTTCGGCACCAAGCTGATGCAGCAGGTGTTGCGCGGCCGGCTCAAAGGCCGACTGGAGAAGAACTGGGATCCGGACGGCCTCGTGGCAATCGTCAGGCTTATGCGCGATCGTCTCGCCGACTAG